Proteins from a genomic interval of Amycolatopsis sp. cg13:
- a CDS encoding M3 family metallopeptidase, which yields MISPDNPFAVPSDLPYELPPFDRIADEHYRPAFEAGLAEHAADVERIADDPAEPTFENTIAALERAGALLTRVSGTFFNISGSNATDEVQEIQAELAPKLAAHADAIHLNPRLFARIDALYQKRAELGLSTEALRLLERRYTDFSRAGAGLPEADQAKLRALNEQLSTLQTRFSQNLLRDTNELAVVLDNAAELAGLGESAIAAAAQTAAERGLEGKYVLTLTLPTAQAAVASLENRSVRERVFTASVSRGNRGNDYDNNAIVEEITRLRAERAALLGYPNHAAYVIADETAKTVEAAGGLLERLAPVAVANARTEAAELQKLLEADVPGATLQPWDWAFYASKVERERFQLDTAALRPYFELDRVLHDGVFVAANRLYGLTFTERNDLPKYHPQVRIFEVFDADGSGLGLFLMDYYTRDSKRGGAWMNNFVDQSRLLGRRTVVVNVLNVTKPREGEPTLLSLDEVRTAFHEFGHALHSLLSGVEFPTFTGTNVPRDFVEYPSQVNEMWMLWPEILANYAKHHETGEPLPAGQVELLEAAQQYGEGFRTTEYLAAALLDLAWHRLGPDDRVEDVQRFEAEALEKAGVALESVPPRYRTTYFNHVFSGGYSAGYYSYIWSEVLDADTVEWFTENGGLKRENGDHFRSTLLGLGGSVDPMEAFATFRGRAPEIEPLLKRRGLAGA from the coding sequence ATGATTTCCCCGGACAACCCGTTCGCCGTCCCCAGCGACCTGCCGTACGAGCTGCCGCCGTTCGACCGGATCGCCGACGAGCACTACCGGCCCGCCTTCGAGGCCGGTCTCGCCGAGCACGCCGCCGACGTGGAGCGGATCGCCGACGACCCGGCCGAGCCGACCTTCGAGAACACCATCGCGGCGCTGGAGCGGGCCGGGGCGCTGCTGACGCGGGTGTCCGGCACGTTCTTCAACATCTCGGGCTCGAACGCGACCGACGAGGTCCAGGAGATCCAGGCCGAGCTCGCGCCGAAGCTGGCCGCGCACGCGGACGCGATCCACCTGAACCCGCGCCTGTTCGCCCGCATCGATGCGCTGTACCAGAAGCGCGCGGAGCTGGGCCTGAGCACGGAAGCGCTGCGCCTGCTGGAGCGTCGCTACACCGACTTCAGCCGGGCCGGAGCCGGGCTTCCCGAGGCGGACCAGGCGAAGCTGCGCGCGCTGAACGAGCAGCTTTCGACGCTGCAGACCCGTTTTTCGCAGAACCTGTTGCGGGACACCAACGAACTCGCCGTCGTGCTCGACAACGCCGCGGAGCTGGCCGGTCTGGGCGAAAGCGCGATCGCGGCGGCGGCGCAGACAGCGGCCGAGCGCGGTCTCGAGGGCAAGTACGTGCTGACCCTGACGCTGCCCACCGCGCAGGCAGCCGTGGCATCGCTGGAGAACCGCTCGGTGCGCGAGCGCGTTTTCACCGCTTCGGTGTCGCGCGGCAACCGCGGAAACGACTATGACAACAACGCGATCGTCGAGGAGATCACGCGGCTGCGGGCCGAGCGGGCCGCGCTGCTGGGCTACCCGAACCACGCGGCGTACGTGATTGCGGACGAGACAGCCAAGACCGTCGAGGCCGCCGGCGGGCTGCTGGAGCGGCTCGCGCCGGTGGCGGTCGCGAACGCGCGCACCGAGGCCGCGGAGCTGCAGAAGCTGCTGGAAGCCGACGTGCCCGGCGCGACGCTGCAGCCGTGGGACTGGGCGTTCTACGCGTCGAAGGTGGAGCGCGAGCGGTTCCAGCTGGACACCGCGGCGCTGCGGCCGTACTTCGAGCTGGACCGGGTGCTGCACGACGGCGTGTTCGTGGCCGCGAACCGGTTGTACGGCTTGACTTTCACCGAGCGGAACGACCTGCCGAAGTACCACCCGCAGGTGCGGATCTTCGAGGTCTTCGACGCCGACGGCAGCGGGCTCGGCCTGTTCCTGATGGACTACTACACGCGCGACTCCAAACGCGGCGGCGCGTGGATGAACAACTTCGTGGACCAGTCGCGGCTGCTCGGGCGGCGCACGGTCGTGGTCAACGTGCTGAACGTGACCAAGCCGCGCGAGGGGGAGCCGACGCTGCTCTCGCTCGACGAGGTGCGCACCGCGTTCCACGAGTTCGGGCACGCGCTGCACTCGCTGCTGTCCGGCGTCGAGTTCCCGACCTTCACCGGCACCAACGTGCCGCGCGACTTCGTCGAGTACCCGTCGCAGGTCAACGAGATGTGGATGCTGTGGCCGGAAATCCTGGCCAACTACGCCAAGCACCACGAGACGGGGGAGCCGCTGCCCGCCGGGCAGGTCGAGCTGCTGGAGGCCGCGCAGCAGTACGGCGAGGGCTTCCGCACGACCGAGTACCTCGCCGCCGCGCTGCTCGACCTCGCGTGGCACCGCCTCGGCCCGGACGACCGGGTGGAGGACGTGCAGCGGTTCGAGGCCGAAGCGCTGGAAAAGGCTGGCGTGGCACTGGAAAGCGTTCCGCCGCGCTACCGGACGACGTACTTCAACCACGTCTTCTCCGGCGGCTACAGCGCCGGGTACTACTCCTACATCTGGAGCGAGGTGCTCGACGCGGACACCGTCGAGTGGTTCACCGAAAACGGCGGCCTGAAGCGGGAAAACGGCGACCATTTCCGGTCGACCCTGCTGGGCCTCGGCGGCAGCGTCGACCCGATGGAGGCGTTCGCGACCTTCCGCGGCCGCGCGCCGGAAATCGAGCCGCTGCTGAAGCGCCGGGGTCTTGCCGGCGCGTAA
- a CDS encoding serine/threonine-protein kinase — protein MAEGRPDAMIGGRYRLISELGSGGFGRVWRAYDETLAVEVAIKEMRLPPSSSDAEQADRLKRAEREARHAARLRDHPNIVAVHDVVVEDGVPWIVMRLVDGQTLAARLADGPLSPAQAAPIAAALVDALAAAHDADIAHRDVKPGNVLLTGTGHVLLTDFGIATHDADTQLTSTGMFIGSVEYTAPERLEGHGRGAVSDLFSLGATLYHAVEGVSPFARDTAKATMAAILFREPPPPRRAGVLTELIVRLLAKDPAARPSFAEARELAVAANSPRRETRVETVQQPVDPGPVPPRQQADRPRIIAGTIATAFGVAMAVVVTMITLSGATHADTRADALFPPALIAGGISFLVGVGPRTWPIRHSKPIAFGASMATFAVLLALWLPNIAVG, from the coding sequence ATGGCGGAGGGGCGACCGGACGCGATGATCGGCGGCCGTTACCGGCTGATCAGCGAACTCGGGTCCGGCGGTTTCGGGCGGGTGTGGCGGGCTTACGACGAAACCCTCGCCGTGGAAGTCGCGATCAAGGAGATGCGGCTGCCGCCGTCGTCCAGCGACGCCGAACAGGCCGACCGGCTCAAGCGGGCCGAGCGGGAGGCCAGGCACGCGGCCCGGCTGCGCGACCATCCGAACATCGTGGCCGTGCACGACGTCGTGGTCGAAGACGGCGTCCCGTGGATCGTGATGCGCCTGGTCGACGGCCAGACCTTGGCCGCCCGCCTCGCCGACGGCCCGCTCTCCCCCGCACAGGCGGCACCGATCGCGGCGGCACTGGTGGACGCGCTCGCCGCCGCGCACGACGCGGACATCGCGCACCGGGACGTCAAACCCGGGAACGTCCTGCTGACCGGGACCGGCCACGTGCTGCTGACCGATTTCGGGATCGCCACCCACGACGCCGACACCCAGCTGACCTCCACCGGCATGTTCATCGGCTCGGTCGAATACACCGCCCCGGAACGGCTCGAAGGCCACGGCCGCGGCGCGGTCAGCGACCTGTTCTCGCTCGGGGCCACCCTCTATCACGCCGTCGAGGGCGTCTCCCCGTTCGCGCGCGACACCGCCAAGGCGACGATGGCCGCGATTCTCTTCCGCGAGCCCCCGCCGCCCCGGCGCGCGGGTGTGCTGACCGAACTCATCGTCCGGTTGCTGGCGAAAGATCCGGCCGCCCGTCCGTCCTTCGCCGAGGCACGGGAACTGGCCGTCGCGGCGAACTCGCCGCGACGCGAAACCCGGGTCGAGACCGTTCAGCAGCCGGTCGATCCGGGACCTGTGCCGCCGCGCCAGCAAGCGGACCGGCCGCGAATCATTGCCGGGACGATCGCGACCGCATTCGGCGTGGCGATGGCCGTCGTGGTCACGATGATCACCCTGAGCGGCGCGACGCATGCCGACACCCGGGCAGACGCGCTCTTTCCCCCGGCGTTGATCGCCGGGGGAATCTCGTTCCTCGTGGGAGTCGGCCCGCGCACCTGGCCGATCCGGCACTCCAAGCCGATCGCCTTCGGCGCGAGCATGGCCACGTTCGCGGTGCTGCTCGCGCTCTGGCTGCCGAACATCGCCGTCGGCTGA
- a CDS encoding MFS transporter: MSIGSSAPVVRRTERTTLALLVGVFIIDYIDRVMIAVALPLIGAEFGLSKTTQGLVVSAFAIAYLVGQMPGGLLADRAGARPLLVISLVAWSVFTAATGFAPGLVVLLVLRAAFGFAQALFPGAAFKALAERTTQEGRSRGAGLLLASNSVGAGLGPLLVAPLVVAAGWRHTFWIVAVAGLVVGLLLWRLLPAPLPRELTEPEARVAPVKVPVSQVLRNRLVIRCAAMFACFNMLAYGMITWVPSYLVETKGLSLVAAGISAAIPQLVSAAAVLLGGWLMSRYFDHRPRWLVVPALVAAAGVLVAMLLSDSATGFTVLQTVAMFISGLASIGIVGLPLRVLPRDLVGAGMGLVNTGGQLAGVLAPLVMGWLADRFGFAAAFGFLAVSTLAAALISLTTRSTTLSLGAPAPAREQVG; this comes from the coding sequence GTGAGCATTGGCAGTTCCGCCCCGGTCGTGCGGCGGACCGAACGGACCACGTTGGCGCTGCTGGTCGGCGTCTTCATCATCGACTACATCGACCGCGTCATGATCGCGGTCGCGCTGCCGCTGATCGGCGCCGAGTTCGGGCTTTCCAAGACCACGCAGGGGCTGGTCGTGTCCGCGTTCGCGATCGCCTACCTGGTCGGGCAGATGCCCGGCGGGCTGCTCGCGGACCGAGCAGGCGCGCGTCCGTTGCTGGTGATTTCCCTGGTGGCGTGGTCGGTGTTCACCGCCGCCACCGGGTTCGCGCCCGGATTGGTCGTGCTGCTCGTGCTGCGCGCGGCGTTCGGGTTCGCGCAGGCGTTGTTCCCCGGTGCGGCGTTCAAGGCGCTCGCTGAACGGACGACACAGGAAGGCCGCAGCCGCGGCGCGGGGCTGCTGCTGGCGTCCAACTCGGTCGGCGCCGGGCTCGGGCCGCTGCTGGTCGCGCCGCTCGTGGTCGCCGCAGGATGGCGGCATACGTTCTGGATCGTCGCGGTGGCCGGGCTGGTCGTCGGGTTGTTGCTGTGGCGGTTGCTCCCGGCTCCGCTGCCGCGGGAGCTGACCGAACCCGAGGCGCGCGTCGCCCCGGTGAAGGTGCCGGTGTCGCAGGTGCTGCGGAACCGGCTGGTGATCCGCTGCGCGGCGATGTTCGCCTGCTTCAACATGCTCGCCTACGGGATGATCACCTGGGTTCCGTCCTACCTGGTCGAGACGAAGGGCCTGTCGCTGGTCGCGGCCGGAATCTCGGCGGCGATCCCGCAACTGGTCAGCGCGGCGGCGGTGCTGCTGGGCGGCTGGCTGATGAGCCGGTACTTCGACCACCGGCCGCGCTGGCTCGTGGTGCCCGCGCTCGTCGCCGCGGCCGGAGTGCTCGTCGCGATGCTGCTGTCGGATTCGGCGACCGGGTTCACCGTGCTGCAGACCGTCGCGATGTTCATCAGCGGCCTCGCTTCGATCGGCATCGTCGGCCTGCCGTTGCGCGTGCTGCCGCGCGACCTGGTCGGCGCGGGGATGGGCCTGGTCAACACCGGCGGCCAGCTCGCCGGCGTGCTCGCGCCGCTGGTGATGGGCTGGCTCGCGGACCGGTTCGGGTTCGCCGCGGCGTTCGGCTTCCTGGCGGTGTCGACGCTGGCCGCGGCCTTGATTTCGCTGACCACGCGGTCGACGACGCTTTCGCTCGGCGCGCCTGCTCCGGCACGGGAACAGGTCGGCTGA
- a CDS encoding glycosyl hydrolase family 18 protein yields the protein MSRLSAVLAAAAAPLGVLVATAAPAHAATPLPNHVFAPYFESWNGQSPAAMAQEAGVKHLTMAFLQTASSGSCTVLWNGDASLPVADSSFGADFRTIRSRGGDVIPSFGGYTADHNATEIADSCTNVDQIAAAYESLITTYDVPRLDMDIEDNSLTNSAGIDRRNKAIKKVQDWAAANGRQLQISYTLPTTTSGLTSALGVLQNAVSNGAKVDVVNLMTFDYYDNATHNMAQDTQTAAAGLVSQLASLYPDKSQDQLWGMVGITEMPGIDDFGAAETFTTADAVTVYNWAVSKGINMLSFWALQRDNGTCPGTGAQDTCSGIPQDKWYFSHTFSPFTGGTPVPGNDFSVSASPASASVDPGGSATGKVTTAVTSGTAQQVSLAVSGAPGGVTASVSPTTVKAGESANLSITTTAATQPGVYPLTITGSVAGGGSHTATYTLTVNGTSPTGSVVNGNFETGALSPWTGGTIVSSPVHSGSHALQVSPTASTTGEAAQKLTLAPNHAYTLTAWVQGGYAYAGVSGGATASSWTANSSWTKLTVPFTTGSSGAVTVYVHGWYGQAPIYADDISVS from the coding sequence TTGTCACGATTGTCCGCTGTCCTGGCCGCCGCCGCGGCTCCGCTCGGCGTGCTGGTCGCCACCGCGGCCCCGGCGCACGCCGCGACGCCGCTGCCGAACCACGTGTTCGCGCCCTACTTCGAATCCTGGAACGGCCAGAGCCCCGCCGCGATGGCGCAGGAAGCCGGCGTCAAGCACCTGACGATGGCCTTCCTGCAGACCGCCTCCTCGGGTTCGTGCACCGTCCTCTGGAACGGCGACGCGAGCCTGCCGGTCGCGGATTCGTCGTTCGGCGCGGACTTCCGCACCATCCGCTCGCGCGGCGGGGACGTGATCCCGTCGTTCGGCGGCTACACCGCGGACCACAACGCCACCGAAATCGCCGACAGCTGCACGAACGTCGACCAGATCGCGGCCGCGTACGAATCGCTGATCACCACCTACGACGTGCCGCGCCTCGACATGGACATCGAGGACAACTCGCTGACCAACTCGGCCGGCATCGACCGCCGGAACAAGGCGATCAAGAAGGTGCAGGACTGGGCCGCGGCCAACGGCCGCCAGCTGCAGATCTCCTACACGCTGCCGACCACCACGAGCGGTCTCACCAGCGCACTGGGCGTCCTGCAGAACGCGGTTTCCAACGGAGCCAAGGTCGACGTGGTCAACCTGATGACCTTCGACTACTACGACAACGCCACGCACAACATGGCCCAGGACACCCAGACCGCCGCCGCCGGACTGGTGTCGCAGCTGGCCTCGCTGTACCCGGACAAGTCGCAGGACCAGCTGTGGGGGATGGTCGGCATCACCGAGATGCCGGGCATCGACGACTTCGGCGCGGCCGAAACGTTCACCACGGCCGACGCGGTCACCGTCTACAACTGGGCCGTGTCCAAGGGCATCAACATGCTGTCCTTCTGGGCGCTGCAGCGGGACAACGGCACCTGCCCGGGCACCGGGGCGCAGGACACCTGTTCCGGGATCCCGCAGGACAAGTGGTACTTCAGCCACACGTTCTCCCCGTTCACCGGCGGAACTCCGGTGCCGGGCAACGACTTCTCGGTCTCGGCCAGCCCCGCCTCGGCTTCGGTCGACCCGGGCGGTTCGGCGACCGGGAAGGTGACCACCGCGGTGACTTCCGGTACGGCGCAGCAGGTTTCGCTCGCGGTGAGCGGCGCACCGGGCGGCGTGACTGCCTCGGTCAGCCCGACGACCGTCAAGGCGGGGGAGAGCGCGAACCTGTCGATCACCACGACGGCGGCGACTCAGCCGGGCGTCTACCCGCTGACCATCACCGGCTCGGTGGCGGGCGGCGGCAGCCACACCGCCACGTACACGTTGACGGTCAACGGAACCAGCCCGACCGGCAGCGTCGTCAACGGCAACTTCGAGACCGGTGCGCTGAGCCCGTGGACCGGAGGCACGATCGTGTCCTCGCCGGTGCACTCCGGCAGCCACGCACTGCAGGTGTCGCCGACGGCGTCGACGACCGGGGAAGCGGCGCAGAAGCTGACGCTCGCGCCGAACCACGCGTACACGCTGACGGCGTGGGTGCAGGGCGGATACGCCTACGCCGGGGTCAGCGGGGGAGCGACAGCCAGCTCGTGGACGGCGAACTCCAGCTGGACCAAGCTGACCGTCCCGTTCACGACCGGATCCTCCGGCGCGGTGACGGTGTACGTCCACGGCTGGTACGGCCAAGCCCCGATCTACGCCGACGACATCTCGGTCAGCTGA
- a CDS encoding SDR family NAD(P)-dependent oxidoreductase: MPEPAARTDFPTPPWLLSATDSVALRALAGGILDSTASDLDLSYTLATRTPLALRVLVPAGDRAALEAVASGETTGEPVVRRPRLTFVSRSTELPAGRETEFARRSPLFAETFDAMFGDYQDRHFAFQGALCCLLESWGLYPEAVARVTKRPWDDTSLVLDLTPASVRDLLAEVARLHTAGIPVAWNAVFAGTGARQVDLPAEAMLYRPEWVPVPAKPGAAQILEIPVSDDLHSLTAHTLDALQHREGRLVVTANATSPASAAALGIAAAAEYPGKVTVVDLDTPMPADEVLALVGGNTEPQLALRDGVPHALRIRPAAVRTARPIDPSGTVLITGGTGRIGALLAEHLVAEHGVRHLVLASRSGPAAPNAEHLQNLDADVRIAAIDVADPCQAESLIASCNPPLTAVIHCAAVFADDSLAERLDPVLRAKADSAWILHEATQHLPLSAFVLFSSVAGILGEAGHANYAAANRFLDTLAAHRHAKNLPAVSIAWGRWDPAVFDAALGSSEPVVIGPGTVPPHPERRCPAEGTFPRLLTNTPAGR, translated from the coding sequence ATGCCCGAACCCGCTGCCCGCACGGATTTCCCCACGCCGCCCTGGCTGCTCAGCGCGACCGACAGCGTCGCCCTGCGCGCCCTCGCCGGGGGCATCCTCGACAGCACGGCGTCCGATCTCGACCTCTCCTACACGCTCGCGACCCGGACTCCGCTGGCTCTCCGCGTCCTGGTCCCAGCCGGGGACCGAGCCGCCCTCGAAGCCGTGGCGAGCGGCGAGACGACCGGCGAACCCGTCGTGCGGCGCCCTCGGCTGACCTTCGTCTCCCGCAGCACCGAACTCCCGGCGGGCAGGGAAACCGAGTTTGCCCGACGGTCTCCGCTCTTCGCGGAAACGTTCGACGCGATGTTCGGCGATTACCAGGACCGCCACTTCGCTTTCCAGGGCGCGCTGTGCTGTCTGCTGGAATCCTGGGGCCTCTACCCCGAGGCGGTCGCCCGCGTGACCAAGCGGCCCTGGGACGACACCAGCCTCGTCCTTGACCTCACCCCGGCCTCCGTCCGCGATCTCCTCGCCGAGGTCGCCCGGCTGCACACCGCGGGCATCCCGGTCGCCTGGAACGCGGTCTTCGCCGGGACCGGTGCCCGCCAGGTCGACCTGCCCGCCGAGGCCATGCTCTACCGCCCGGAGTGGGTCCCCGTCCCGGCCAAGCCCGGCGCGGCCCAGATCCTCGAAATCCCCGTCAGCGACGACCTCCACTCCCTCACCGCCCACACCCTCGACGCTCTGCAGCACCGTGAAGGCCGGCTCGTCGTCACGGCCAATGCCACCAGCCCCGCAAGTGCCGCGGCCTTGGGCATTGCGGCTGCCGCCGAATACCCCGGCAAGGTCACCGTCGTAGACCTCGACACGCCTATGCCCGCCGACGAGGTCCTCGCGCTCGTCGGCGGCAACACCGAGCCACAGCTCGCCCTCCGCGACGGAGTTCCGCACGCCCTCCGGATCCGTCCGGCCGCAGTCCGGACGGCCCGGCCCATCGATCCGTCCGGCACCGTCCTCATCACCGGCGGCACCGGCAGAATCGGGGCACTCCTGGCCGAGCACCTCGTCGCCGAACACGGCGTCCGGCACCTCGTGCTAGCAAGCCGAAGCGGCCCCGCCGCACCCAACGCCGAACATCTTCAGAACCTCGACGCGGACGTGCGCATCGCCGCCATCGACGTCGCCGACCCTTGCCAGGCCGAAAGCCTCATCGCCTCCTGCAACCCGCCGCTGACCGCCGTCATCCACTGCGCGGCCGTCTTCGCTGACGATTCCCTCGCCGAGCGTCTCGACCCGGTCCTGCGCGCCAAAGCCGACTCCGCCTGGATCCTCCACGAAGCCACGCAACACCTGCCGCTGTCGGCATTCGTGCTCTTCTCCTCCGTCGCAGGCATCCTCGGCGAGGCCGGACATGCGAATTACGCCGCCGCCAACCGATTCCTCGACACCCTCGCCGCGCACCGGCACGCGAAAAACCTGCCCGCCGTGTCGATCGCGTGGGGCCGCTGGGATCCTGCCGTCTTCGACGCCGCACTCGGCAGCTCGGAACCGGTCGTGATCGGCCCCGGCACCGTCCCGCCGCACCCTGAACGGCGTTGTCCGGCCGAAGGAACCTTCCCGAGACTGCTGACGAATACCCCGGCCGGAAGATGA
- a CDS encoding AAA family ATPase, which produces MARLIHLNGPSGIGKSTVARRYADLHPGVLALEADQVVTMIGGWRTAFWDTLPAARRLALAMAETHLRAGHDVVMPQLVTRVEQAERFEEAARTAGSEYIEIMLTAPRPQAKARFAARGDHAATDAMAELGGPVVLDRIHDHVAEYLPLRPQCTVLDTEHLDPDETCARVSAIVARRAAAEAPSARNGDQTGKPPPGPA; this is translated from the coding sequence ATGGCCCGGCTGATCCACCTCAACGGCCCGTCCGGCATCGGGAAATCCACCGTCGCGCGGCGCTACGCCGATCTTCACCCGGGAGTGCTCGCCCTCGAAGCCGACCAGGTGGTGACGATGATCGGCGGCTGGCGGACCGCGTTCTGGGACACCCTGCCCGCCGCGCGACGGCTCGCGCTCGCCATGGCGGAAACCCATCTGCGGGCCGGGCACGACGTGGTCATGCCGCAGCTGGTGACCCGGGTCGAGCAGGCCGAACGGTTCGAGGAGGCAGCCCGCACGGCAGGCAGCGAGTACATCGAGATCATGCTCACCGCGCCCCGGCCGCAGGCGAAGGCCCGGTTCGCCGCGCGGGGCGACCACGCGGCCACCGACGCGATGGCCGAATTGGGCGGACCGGTCGTGCTCGACCGGATCCACGACCACGTCGCGGAGTACCTCCCGCTCCGTCCACAGTGCACAGTGCTCGACACCGAGCATCTCGACCCGGACGAAACGTGCGCGAGAGTCTCGGCGATTGTTGCCCGCCGAGCAGCGGCGGAGGCACCGAGTGCACGGAACGGGGACCAAACGGGAAAGCCGCCGCCCGGCCCGGCCTGA
- a CDS encoding MBL fold metallo-hydrolase, translated as MLDERLRRPALLETVHLGETKVSFVPDGAVQGNPRLWLPDSTAETWAARPEYLDDDGYLVASIGGLLVERDGRALLIDAGFGPQSAPAEPGAPNGLLYGGGLLDSLAALGRKPEDVEAVAFTHLHSDHIGWAVQQAFPQAEYLVTEPEWTQREASGEIDAMTERVRTIKDGQEVFPGVRIRFAAGHTPGHAEYVITAGGQRLIAFGDAVHSPVQIENPDWSCVYDHDPVEAASHRRKLVAELAEPGTIGYGNHFADVVFGRVRDGRWQPLDR; from the coding sequence GTGCTCGACGAACGACTGCGCCGGCCCGCGCTGCTCGAGACCGTGCACCTGGGCGAGACGAAGGTGTCCTTCGTGCCGGACGGTGCTGTGCAAGGGAATCCGCGGCTGTGGCTGCCCGACAGCACTGCCGAGACCTGGGCCGCGCGCCCGGAGTATCTGGACGACGACGGCTATCTCGTCGCCAGCATCGGCGGTCTCCTGGTGGAACGCGACGGCCGGGCGCTGCTGATCGACGCCGGGTTCGGACCGCAGTCGGCGCCCGCTGAGCCGGGCGCGCCGAACGGCCTGCTGTACGGCGGCGGGCTGCTCGACAGTCTGGCCGCGCTCGGGCGAAAGCCGGAAGACGTCGAGGCGGTGGCGTTCACGCATTTGCACTCCGACCACATCGGCTGGGCGGTGCAACAAGCGTTCCCTCAGGCCGAATATCTGGTCACGGAACCGGAATGGACGCAGCGCGAGGCGTCCGGCGAGATCGACGCGATGACAGAGCGGGTCCGCACGATCAAGGACGGGCAGGAAGTGTTTCCCGGCGTCCGGATTCGCTTCGCGGCCGGGCACACGCCGGGACACGCCGAGTACGTCATCACCGCGGGCGGCCAACGGCTGATCGCGTTCGGCGACGCGGTCCATTCCCCGGTGCAGATCGAAAATCCCGACTGGTCCTGCGTGTACGACCACGATCCGGTCGAGGCCGCCAGCCACCGCCGGAAGCTCGTCGCCGAACTCGCCGAACCCGGCACGATCGGCTACGGCAACCATTTCGCCGACGTCGTGTTCGGCCGCGTTCGCGACGGCCGCTGGCAGCCGCTCGACCGCTAG